Proteins encoded by one window of Rhodamnia argentea isolate NSW1041297 chromosome 6, ASM2092103v1, whole genome shotgun sequence:
- the LOC115734141 gene encoding histone H3.2, which translates to MARTKQTARKSTGGKAPRKQLATKAARKSAPATGGVKKPHRFRPGTVALREIRKYQKSTELLIRKLPFQRLVREIAQDFKTDLRFQSSAVAALQEAAEAYLVGLFEDTNLCAIHAKRVTIMPKDIQLARRIRGERA; encoded by the coding sequence ATGGCACGCACGAAGCAGACCGCCCGCAAGTCCACCGGAGGCAAGGCCCCGAGGAAGCAGCTCGCCACCAAGGCCGCCCGGAAGTCCGCTCCAGCCACCGGCGGAGTCAAGAAGCCCCACCGCTTCAGGCCCGGGACCGTGGCACTGAGGGAGATCAGGAAGTACCAGAAGAGCACGGAGCTGCTGATCCGGAAGCTGCCATTCCAGAGGCTGGTGAGGGAGATCGCCCAGGACTTCAAGACCGACCTGAGGTTCCAGAGCAGCGCCGTCGCGGCCCTCCAGGAGGCCGCCGAGGCTTACCTGGTCGGGCTGTTCGAGGACACGAACCTGTGCGCTATCCACGCCAAGAGGGTCACCATCATGCCCAAGGACATCCAGCTCGCCCGCAGGATCAGGGGAGAGAGGGCTTAA
- the LOC115734140 gene encoding ETHYLENE INSENSITIVE 3-like 3 protein, with amino-acid sequence MENLLIAADAMDEGSDIEVDDIRCDNIAEKDVSDEEIEAEELAKRMWKDRIKLKRIKERQKIAAQQAAERQKSKQSSDQARRKKMSRAQDGILKYMLKLMEVCKAQGFVYGIIPEKGKAVSGASDNIRAWWKEKVKFDKNGPAAIAKYEAECLAMGAADSSRKGSSQNTLQDLQDATLGSLLSSLMQHCDPPQRKYPLEKGIPPPWWPTGSEDWWIKLGLPQGQSPPYKKPHDLKKMWKVGVLTAVIKHMSPDIAKIRRHVRQSKCLQDKMTAKESAIWLGVLNREESLIEQPSSDNGTSGITKSPPSARNEKKRPAASSDSDYDVDDVDGGGGCVSSKETQKNIMVNTVAIGRHQNNSQTSDQDKERREKTRKRKRPRTKSSSADQQLPPPIDDHPAYEQRDTFPDMNHGHADVQPLGYQVHGMQQENAAITDMRTSEKDPNLEGQSQLQPLEFNHFSSLPSTDVISTQSMLVGGKPLLYPLVQNASHATATYNYYGTTPSYGPGPSGQQTQIETVQPQIRPEDVGTHVPALGNDISTMDLHHLGKEAFPTEKDGPFDCNFGSPLPLDFGIQNSLFPSFEDMVSWDDCHNLEFEDDLIKYFAA; translated from the coding sequence ATGGAGAATCTTCTGATTGCTGCTGATGCGATGGATGAAGGCTCAGACATTGAAGTCGATGATATAAGGTGTGATAACATTGCCGAAAAGGATGTTAGTGACGAAGAAATTGAAGCCGAGGAACTCGCAAAACGAATGTGGAAGGACCGTATCAAACTCAAAAGGATTAAGGAAAGACAGAAGATTGCAGCACAACAAGCAGCAGAGAGGCAAAAATCCAAGCAATCATCCGATCAGGCTCGGAGGAAGAAAATGTCTAGAGCTCAAGATGGGATTCTCAAGTATATGCTGAAGCTGATGGAAGTGTGTAAAGCACAGGGTTTCGTCTATGGGATTATTCCAGAGAAGGGTAAAGCAGTGAGCGGTGCTTCTGATAATATAAGGGCTTGGTGGaaagaaaaggtaaagtttGATAAGAATGGGCCAGCGGCCATAGCCAAGTATGAAGCAGAGTGTTTGGCCATGGGAGCGGCAGATTCTAGTCGCAAGGGTAGTTCTCAGAACACCCTTCAGGATCTGCAAGATGCTACTTTGGGTTCTTTATTGTCTTCCTTGATGCAGCATTGCGATCCCCCCCAGAGGAAGTATCCTCTAGAGAAGGGAATTCCGCCACCTTGGTGGCCAACTGGTAGTGAGGATTGGTGGATAAAGTTAGGGCTACCGCAGGGTCAGAGTCCTCCTTATAAGAAACCACATGACCTGAAGAAGATGTGGAAAGTCGGCGTGTTGACTGCTGTCATAAAGCACATGTCACCTGATATTGCAAAGATAAGAAGGCATGTGCGCCAGTCCAAGTGCTTGCAGGACAAGATGACAGCAAAAGAGAGTGCCATTTGGTTGGGCGTTTTGAATCGAGAGGAGTCTCTTATTGAGCAACCTAGTAGTGATAATGGGACATCGGGAATAACAAAGTCTCCACCTAGCGCCCGTAATGAGAAGAAGCGACCGGCAGCGAGCAGTGATAGTGACTATGATGTCGACGacgtcgatggtggtggtggttgtgtCTCATCTAAAGAAACGCAGAAAAATATTATGGTGAATACTGTGGCGATTGGTCGCCATCAGAATAACTCTCAAACAAGTGACCAAGATAAAGAGCGTCGGGAGAAGACGCGCAAAAGGAAAAGACCGCGTACTAAATCAAGTTCTGCTGATCAGCAACTTCCTCCACCCATTGATGACCATCCGGCATATGAGCAGAGGGACACTTTTCCTGATATGAATCACGGCCACGCTGATGTGCAGCCTCTTGGATATCAAGTTCATGGCATGCAACAGGAAAATGCTGCAATTACGGATATGAGGACCTCAGAGAAAGATCCCAATCTCGAGGGACAATCACAGTTACAACCACTTGAGTTTAATCATTTCTCTTCCCTCCCTTCGACAGATGTAATTTCAACGCAGAGCATGCTGGTGGGTGGAAAGCCCTTGCTTTATCCTTTGGTGCAAAATGCTTCACATGCAACAGCCACTTATAATTACTATGGCACAACACCATCATATGGGCCTGGTCCCAGTGGGCAGCAGACTCAGATAGAAACAGTCCAACCTCAGATTAGACCAGAGGACGTTGGAACTCATGTCCCAGCACTTGGAAATGACATCTCTACAATGGACTTGCATCATCTGGGGAAGGAAGCGTTTCCAACTGAAAAAGATGGACCTTTTGATTGTAACTTTGGCTCCCCACTTCCATTGGATTTCGGCATACAAAACAGCCTTTTCCCTTCATTTGAGGACATGGTTTCATGGGACGATTGTCACAATCTGGAGTTTGAAGATGATCTTATCAAATACTTTGCGGCATAG
- the LOC115734142 gene encoding uncharacterized protein LOC115734142, producing the protein MQTMVVRRTCLAVSPRLSISILILVLLLLLLLFAPSASHGTSWRTGENAADTAPYSSEIIEGNRNTKMARDPVVGGYPSSLVDVEDSARQVPTGPDPLHHRRKPVSP; encoded by the exons ATGCAGACAATGGTGGTTCGAAGAACATGTCTCGCTGTCAGCCCTAGGCTTTCCATCTCCATCCTCATTCtcgtgctgctgctgctgctccttcTGTTCGCTCCTTCCGCTTCCC ATGGAACTTCATGGAGGACAGGAGAGAACGCTGCAGACACTGCTCCTTATTCTTCCGAG ATCATAGAAGGGAACAGAAATACGAAGATGGCAAGAGATCCGGTCGTCGGAGGTTATCCATCGTCGCTTGTCGACGTCGAAGACTCTGCAAGACAGGTCCCCACTGGGCCCGACCCACTCCACCATCGTCGCAAACCCGTTTCCCCTTAA
- the LOC115734137 gene encoding FT-interacting protein 3 → MQKPPQPQDFALRETSPNIGAGAVTPADKLACTYDLVEQMQYLYVRVVKAKDLPGKDVTGSCDPYVEVKLGNYKGVTRHFEKKSNPEWNQVFAFSKERIQASILEVVVKDKDVVLDDFMGRFICDINEIPKRVPPDSPLAPQWYRLEDRKGEKVKGEIMLAIWMGTQADEAFPEAWHSDAAAVTGHAVSHIRSKVYLSPKLWYVRVNVIEAQDLVPSDKSRYPEVFVKTIIGNQALRTRISQSKSINPMWNEDLMFVAAEPFEEPLILTVEDRLAGNKDEVLGRCMIRLQNVQRRLDHKPVNTRWYNLEKHIGEGEQKKEVKFASRIHLRICLDGGYHVLDESTHHSSDLRPTAKQLWKSSIGIFELGVLSAQGLIPVKSRDGRGSTDAYCVAKYGQKWVRTRTIVDSFSPRWNEQYTWEVFDICTVITIGVFDNGHIHGGGDKGGGGKDSRIGKVRIRLSTLEADRIYTHSYPLLVLHPSGVKKMGEVQLAVRFTCSSLINMLHMYSHPLLPKMHYVHPLSVIQLDSLRHQAMQIVSMRLSRAEPPLRREVVEFMLDVDSHMWNMRRSKANFFRIMGVLRGLIVVGKWFDQICHWKNPLTSILIHILFIILVLYPELILPTIFLYLFIIGIWNYRWRPRHPPHMDIRLSHADAVHPDELDEEFDTFPTSKATDIVRMRYDRLRSIAGRVQTVVGDLATQGERFHSLLSWRDPRATTLFVTFCFVAAIILYVTPFQVVALLTGFYVLRHPRFRHKLPSVPLNFFRRLPARSDSML, encoded by the coding sequence ATGCAGAAACCCCCTCAACCCCAAGATTTTGCTCTAAGAGAGACTTCACCAAACATCGGTGCTGGAGCAGTCACGCCTGCTGACAAGCTCGCCTGCACCTATGACCTCGTTGAGCAAATGCAGTACCTCTATGTACGTGTCGTCAAAGCCAAGGATTTACCAGGGAAGGACGTAACTGGTAGTTGCGACCCCTATGTTGAGGTAAAACTCGGAAACTACAAGGGTGTCACCCGCCACTTCGAGAAGAAGTCGAACCCAGAGTGGAACCAGGTGTTTGCTTTCTCGAAAGAGAGGATTCAAGCATCGATCTTGGAGGTGGTGGTGAAAGATAAGGACGTTGTGCTTGATGATTTCATGGGAAGGTTTATTTGCGACATCAATGAAATTCCTAAACGTGTTCCGCCTGATAGCCCATTGGCTCCTCAGTGGTATAGATTGGAAGACCGAAAAGGGGAGAAGGTGAAAGGAGAAATAATGCTTGCCATTTGGATGGGAACACAAGCTGATGAGGCATTTCCAGAAGCTTGGCACTCAGATGCAGCAGCGGTCACCGGCCATGCAGTTTCGCATATTCGGTCTAAGGTTTATTTGTCCCCAAAGCTCTGGTATGTAAGGGTCAATGTCATAGAAGCTCAGGACTTGGTACCTAGTGACAAAAGTAGGTATCCTGAAGTTTTTGTGAAGACGATCATTGGAAACCAGGCTTTAAGAACTAGAATATCTCAAAGCAAGTCTATAAACCCAATGTGGAACGAAGATTTGATGTTCGTGGCTGCCGAACCATTTGAGGAGCCCTTGATTCTTACTGTAGAAGATAGACTGGCGGGAAACAAAGATGAAGTACTTGGGAGGTGCATGATCCGGCTGCAAAATGTGCAGAGAAGGCTGGACCATAAGCCTGTTAACACAAGGTGGTATAATCTCGAGAAGCACATAGGAGAGGGAGAACAGAAGAAGGAGGTTAAGTTCGCGAGCAGGATCCATTTGAGGATATGTTTGGATGGTGGATATCATGTTTTGGATGAATCGACACACCACAGCAGCGATCTTAGGCCGACGGCAAAACAGCTGTGGAAGTCCAGCATTGGTATTTTTGAACTAGGGGTTCTAAGTGCTCAGGGGCTCATCCCGGTGAAGTCGAGAGATGGAAGAGGGAGTACGGATGCTTATTGTGTAGCTAAATACGGGCAGAAATGGGTGAGGACACGAACAATTGTCGACAGCTTTAGTCCTAGGTGGAATGAGCAATACACTTGGGAGGTTTTCGATATATGCACCGTGATCACCATAGGGGTTTTCGATAATGGCCATATCCATGGGGGAGGAGATAAAGGTGGAGGTGGAAAAGATTCGAGAATTGGTAAGGTAAGGATTCGACTGTCCACGCTCGAAGCTGATAGAATTTACACACACTCCTACCCCCTTCTGGTTCTGCATCCTTCAGGGGTGAAGAAGATGGGCGAGGTTCAATTGGCCGTGAGGTTCACGTGTTCTTCATTAATAAATATGTTGCACATGTACTCGCATCCATTATTACCAAAAATGCACTATGTTCACCCTTTATCCGTCATTCAGCTGGATAGCTTGAGACACCAGGCGATGCAGATTGTGTCAATGAGGCTGAGCCGAGCTGAGCCACCACTGAGAAGAGAGGTGGTTGAGTTTATGCTCGATGTAGACTCACACATGTGGAACATGAGGAGGAGCAAGGCCAATTTCTTCAGAATCATGGGTGTCCTGAGGGGTTTGATTGTGGTTGGCAAGTGGTTCGATCAGATCTGCCATTGGAAGAACCCGCTCACTTCCATCTTAATCCACATTTTGTTTATCATCTTGGTGCTTTACCCGGAATTGATACTTCCCACGATTTTTCTCTACCTGTTCATCATTGGGATTTGGAATTACCGTTGGCGGCCGAGACACCCTCCTCACATGGACATCCGGCTGTCTCATGCGGATGCAGTTCATCCCGACGAGCTCGACGAAGAGTTCGATACATTCCCCACTTCCAAAGCAACAGATATTGTTAGGATGAGGTACGATCGTCTCAGAAGCATAGCGGGAAGGGTTCAAACGGTGGTCGGCGACTTGGCAACTCAAGGCGAAAGGTTTCACTCTCTTCTGAGCTGGAGAGACCCAAGAGCAACTACTCTTTTCGTGACCTTCTGTTTCGTTGCCGCAATCATACTGTACGTCACCCCTTTCCAAGTTGTGGCGCTTCTTACTGGATTCTATGTGTTGAGGCATCCCAGGTTCCGGCACAAGTTGCCTTCGGTCCCCCTCAATTTCTTCCGGAGGTTGCCTGCGAGATCGGACAGCATGTTGTGA